A region of the Haematobia irritans isolate KBUSLIRL chromosome 5, ASM5000362v1, whole genome shotgun sequence genome:
ttgaaaaatactaaaattcaataatttttcaaacattttttcaaaggattagggtaatattcaagttgagaaattgttgagaaaatcgcgttctcaacaaaaaacagacattaccctcaacagtaaaattcaacacaatagcaataatttctccattgtaatcctcaaattgaaatgcatcgctactcaataatttctcaaacagttttcaatgtgagaaaaataaaaaactagcattgttgcgaatactttcaaaccacaatttgtatgaaagtcaatcctagttctaactgaaagtcaatactaaatttctagggattttgtaaattttattattttttcgttaacaaatataataatcttaaaaataacattaataatatatgaaaataataatattataccaatcaaaatgtaattatcttattaaacgtattaataaataaaactatgaatacaactttaaatatcttaaacatttttacatgtataattccatttcctccataatgttggtgtcattaatatgctggcaatttgaaataattactatcgaggaacttgctggcttgtgtgttagaatagattccagcaagaggaaatcacaaaatatcaaactgatgacgggatgtaaattgatgtaatgcacattttcatccagaagttcttgatataggaattgttgcactttgttttaattggttgcactttgtaagttttctgaaaacttttctttgttgtttccttcatcggtttttcatcggccaacatcttccaagaatataccattcaatgattttagttttctgcaaaacaatcgagttttgtgatttccattatgttttcatttcactttttattttgacttaccaatttgtatttcttccaactgaccacgtacttcgtgatttcctcaagaacgttggtgttacaaaattgttgttattaaaatactggcaattttcaggaacttgatgattagataattggaataaatttccagcaatttcaattcacaaaataacaaattaaaccgatgatgcacattttcatccagaagttcttgatataggaattgttgcactttgttttagttggttgcactttgtaagttttctgacaacttttctttgttgtttccttcatcggtttttcatcggccaacatcttccaagaatataccattcaatgattttagttttctgcaaaacaatcgagttttgtgatttccattatgttttcatttcactttttattttgacttaccaatttgtatttcttccaactgaccaggtacttcgtgatttcctcaagaacgttggtattacaaaattgttgttattaaaatactggcaattttcaggaacttgatggccagataattggaataaatttccagcaatttcaattcacaaaataacaaattaaaccgatgatgcgatataaattaaactatcgatgtgatgcgaattatcatccagtaattgttgatatggaaaagcataaataccaagtttttttggttgcactttgatttatggaaactttctcgataagccactaccatttttcatcggccagcctcttaatgtgtccaagaatcagcatccaaatattttagttgtctgcaaagagatttgagtttagtgacttccttcaagttttcatttcgtgttttagttttacttaccaattattataagcaattttaattgattattaaaaaatttccacatttttgtatttcttccacgaactttgttgtccaaagtagtattgaaaaccatgtggttttttcgttgcatttcagggtagtgttttgtcaaagttttctccaattatcttcaacacattttcaaagtttgcgtcaacattttgccaaattggttgtaattcgcaaacaatttgaagatgaattgaagatgagctttttcaagtcaagttgaatttatgttgaaaatgatatttaccctcaaactgaagaggtgttgcatttgaaaaacgctcatcctgtgtttattgggaattgttttgattttatgccaacacgtccccgcgacagccgaacacgaccttacacaatcggatttgtcgccgcaacgtgttgtgtcgcagggtttatccgaccgtataaggtgcccttaagGAGATGTTAGCCAAacattagcaaaaacaaaattatttttataattaaaacaagcatttctgcaatgaaattagtgACGGATCGCTAATTCAGCttggattttttattgtttcttccatttttactaaaaactgGCTTTACACCTAACTTTTCGTTCATCTTTattgtttgtgtttatgcttcttcttatttcttcatgttgttttcataattgttcgtgcagtgtGAGGGTAAAACTTGAGCGAACATACAACAAATAGGCGAACCTCTGTCGTAgcgtttatccgaccgtctaaggtccgctttatAGTTTTCGATTTTATACTAGATTTCCTCGCGTCGCTTGTAATAACGAAGACTATTTTATCAATTTATTCCACTTACTATAACTACTATAGAAGAAATCTGATTAAAACTTTGGAACCATGACTGCTACTCCATTGGATCAAGATGCTCTTCAGCAAGAGCTAAGAAAGAGAAAGATTTGCCGTTTTTGTCTTTCGCAGTATACACCAAATCTCACAAACATATATCAAAGAGATACTCGTATCAAATCGTCAGCTCCATTACCCATACAAATAATGGCGATTGCATCAATTGAGGTATGTTGAATGTTGAAGgcaaaatagaaatatttaataaaaccaTTTGCTTTCTAACCGAAAAGTTTTTCGGTTggtggcacgattttaaactttCTGATGGTAGGTGAAATCTATCTGGAAATTGGGCGTAACTATTCCCGCCATTTATGCATTCATTAGTTTGGATTTGCTTCACTTTGCTACATCAACCCTCATGTCAAATCCTACTTTaggttccaatttttttatgaatgtgATCTCCGATTCTCCATTTTCGCAAAAAGTGAATTCTAGGAAACTTGCTTCTGTCTCCAATAACCTACATATATATTTCAATGCAATCACTTTtaaacatttaacatattttattaTGCTTGTCGTTTAGATATTCAGCAATGACGGTATGCCGTGTTATGTGTGTTGCGATTGTACAGCAATTTTCGAGTTTAGCTATCAATTCAAACAAATGTGTAAACAAGCGGACACTCTCCTGCGACAGTATCCTTTAACTGGCAAATGGCCGAAAGCATTACCACAGCCTGTGCTAACAACAAAATCCCAACAGTCTTCTATGACAGTGAGTAAACAACGCACACAAACCACACAACTACGCGTTCAGTCGACCAGCAAGCAGATGGATTTACAGGAATCTCCGGTGcagaaaaggaaaattttaaattcgtcTGTTAGTACACCTCAACCTGTACGTCCAAAAATAGAAATTCTAGATGATGAGTTGACAACGAACTTTTTGGCTAAGATTGAAAATGACAATGAAATCTCTTTAGACGATATACATCAATTAGTGGATGACATTGAACAActggaagcagaacaaaaagaacAAGACATGTCACAGTCGCCCAGTATTGTGAGTGAATCTGATacaaaaaacaaaccaaaactATTGAACAAGTCATCCGTTCGTATACTCAATAAAGATGCGGCCTCTGACAAAGAGCCACGCTTGAGTTTACCTATGGTTAAGAAAGGCCAAGACGGCAATATGGAAATAGTGGCCGAAATTTTAAACGTTGATGCACCATACGAAAACGAATCAGATCCTAAAAATGCAGAAGTTATTGAAACTAATGTGTTTCCTTGTCCTCACTGTGATCGATCATTCCCGCTATTGCAACTGAGAGATATAcatattaaaaatcatacacGTGACAGAAAATTCGATTGTGAGGAATGTGACAAGTCATTCTTTTCCAAATACGATTTGCAACGTCATTCGTTCACACACAATGGTGAGAAACCATTTAAATGTTCTGCTTGTGACAAAGCCTTTTCCCGCTCTACTCTTTTGCAGAGGCATGAGAAAGCTCACACTGACATTCCCAAATACATATGTGTCACTTGCGAAAGACCTTTCATTTCAAAACAGGCAATGGAAAAACATGCTGAACGCCATAAAATCATTCGACCCTTCCAATGCAAATTGTGTGAAAAGACGTTTGCTTTCAAGCAAGGCTTGGAACGACATGAGGTTATACACTCCCGTGAGCAGCCATATCCCTGTCAATATTGCAATAAGAGCTTTTCAACCACTTCAAAATTGGCCAGGCACTTAACAGCCCATGCGGGACAAAGACCATATCCCTgcaaattctgtaaaaaatcatatttgttATCCCATCATTTGACTCGACATTTGAGGTCACACAGAAACCTTCTCGATAATTCTGCTTTTGTTTCATTCATGTGTAGCAGATGCGATTCTAGTTTCAATACTCGCGACCAATTGATTGCTCACTCTACAACTCATGCAAATAAAGATGATCTATCGTGCCCCCTGTGCAAGGAATCATTTGACAATATGGATACACTAACTTCGCATATCCGTGATCATTCGGATGGTGAGGCGTTTGCCTGTGAATTTTGCgatcttatttttatgacatccgaTAAGTTACTAATGCACACGGATGCCGATCATGTTCAAGAAATGGAGGCATACCATGAGGACGATCGCGCACAAGCTGATTTGAAAAAGAAACAGCCAGAAATGGATAACAACACAATCAATAACATTGATGGATCTTTTCAAACGCAGTTTGACGAAATATTGTGTGATGATTCTTTTGAATTGGCAGAGAATACAAACAATCAATTGACGATAAAACCAGGTTAGTAGATAATGtcatgaatatattttttggttGCATTTTTCTTAACAAAATCTGCAAGTCTTATTATATAAATTGAATGGCAGGTTTCGACTTTTTTACAAATGATTCGGTTTGATTTCATTTCGgaattttgtagtaaatttaattctaaggctTAGATCCGTTTTCTTAGTGTCATATTATTTATTCTGTCGTAGATGGGAAATTTCAATAGGCGCTAGTTTATCCTCTGTTTTAGTACTAATCGGTGAATGGAAAATCGGTCAGTAGAGAATTAATATCACCATGCCGTGCGACTATAGACGAGACAAAAGCGACACGTCGGTATCCAGTATCCATCGCCTATATTGGACTTCCCATTGGAAATATGCGTGTTCACCTACAAAAAGTTGCTATGGTCCAGTTTACACACCTAAGTTTGCCTGCACAAGCGAAAAGATAACGCGTGTCATGTAAGCCCTGATTATAGATGAGTCACACATCAGCTACGTTGCTATCAATTCCTGATAAGTAAGAAGTCAGCCGCTCCAGCTACTcctcatatttttttaaatattaaaattgtgttaagacTAGATGTATCTCTATTGTAACCAATGCTAagctattgataaaattttagaagtCTTCGACTTCTGTTACTCGGGCTCATCACGCCAACGGCCAATTCATGTTCGATTATCTATTTTTGGTCGAATGCCGAAGCAGAGTCATCGATCCCTGACATTCCCTGGCATGAAGTACTGCTTTGCATTTCTATGTTCCCACAGGGAGGATTTTGGTCTCCACATAAAGATGGTCCGGGGTAGTGCTGCAGACACCTTATCACAGTTCACTGCGTCTCGCTTGTTTGCAACAAAGTTACTTTGTCCGCATCCAAAAGATGCCGGATAACAGTGGTTAAGCAGACGAACTGAAAATAATcatccttattcctgaagtcgctctcgccgtcgccttttgtcgcttttcgtcagtcgccactaattggtattccgttcatcgatatattctgctatcgaagaaaatcggtattcctggtgtcgctttttgtcgccaacatcgtcgctttttgtcgcctttaACCCGTATTCTCCCGAGTTATAAAATAATCATCCGATTATAATAATGTTTGATTCACAGCATGTATAGGCTACCTTtagtatatatatgaaaaaaattgtcatatcgGGTTCAGGTTTCCGGAAAATGGGTGTCGCAATTAACAAAGAATACCcttgttgtttctttttctgTGCAGCGATAACGGTACACTGGTGCATTGAACATGCCAATGTTTCTGTCGTCATATGACGACGCTATGAGAATATGGGTTAAATTTACTagcgacgagtttagtgtttaatttttgaagaagttttttagactttattaatcgaagaattgaaaaatatatgtaaaaaatggaaattggtaagaggtaaagtgactaatcttcaacaattacaaaaaaaatatggggaaaaaatcagtatataaagaaaagaacactgtacaattaaagtaaacgtgttgattttccattccatttatttttaacagAAATCCTTCAAGGCCAATGCGTCGTCGCCATTTTTGTAGTATATCCACATATTTTCCgcttcaaattaaatattttttcttgattttccgacttagaattgcgtaagaaataaaaatattttaagccgaaaaaattaaaattctttttttgcacatcagctgattgttttctagttATATCGGCCTTTTATTGCCGAGTATTGTAATCGGTACAAAAAGTAATAGTCGTCGTCGCCACTTCgcaggaataccaaatgaatgacgagacgacttaaaagcgacagacgaccaaaagcgacggcgagagcgaggccgacttcaggaa
Encoded here:
- the pita gene encoding pita; this translates as MTATPLDQDALQQELRKRKICRFCLSQYTPNLTNIYQRDTRIKSSAPLPIQIMAIASIEIFSNDGMPCYVCCDCTAIFEFSYQFKQMCKQADTLLRQYPLTGKWPKALPQPVLTTKSQQSSMTVSKQRTQTTQLRVQSTSKQMDLQESPVQKRKILNSSVSTPQPVRPKIEILDDELTTNFLAKIENDNEISLDDIHQLVDDIEQLEAEQKEQDMSQSPSIVSESDTKNKPKLLNKSSVRILNKDAASDKEPRLSLPMVKKGQDGNMEIVAEILNVDAPYENESDPKNAEVIETNVFPCPHCDRSFPLLQLRDIHIKNHTRDRKFDCEECDKSFFSKYDLQRHSFTHNGEKPFKCSACDKAFSRSTLLQRHEKAHTDIPKYICVTCERPFISKQAMEKHAERHKIIRPFQCKLCEKTFAFKQGLERHEVIHSREQPYPCQYCNKSFSTTSKLARHLTAHAGQRPYPCKFCKKSYLLSHHLTRHLRSHRNLLDNSAFVSFMCSRCDSSFNTRDQLIAHSTTHANKDDLSCPLCKESFDNMDTLTSHIRDHSDGEAFACEFCDLIFMTSDKLLMHTDADHVQEMEAYHEDDRAQADLKKKQPEMDNNTINNIDGSFQTQFDEILCDDSFELAENTNNQLTIKPEFPECSKGNDKDVIVIDTDDDKSNLLVPLKQRKVENNAKASSIQHPIQTPSPQLRRKIPSNTQIREKNQPSIADSLLKMPRSVTIKNASPNTSSPKMNITPTSKRLPISSKLSNTVMKIGDRNVKVQKMRITKAQAEAMAKEGKIKMKDGQMILNTSVL